A part of Colius striatus isolate bColStr4 chromosome 13, bColStr4.1.hap1, whole genome shotgun sequence genomic DNA contains:
- the SLITRK2 gene encoding SLIT and NTRK-like protein 2 has protein sequence MLKGVWLLSLLTVAGISQTESRKPAKDICSKSRCPCEEKENVLNINCENKGFTTVSLLLPPPSKIYQLFLNGNALTRLFPNEFVNYSNAVTLHLGNNDMQEIRTGAFSGLRTLKRLHLNNNKLEVLKEDTFLGLESLEYLQADYNYISAIEAGAFSKLNKLKVLILNDNLLLSLPSNVFRFVLLTHLDLRGNRLKMMPFAGVLEHIGGIMEIQLEENPWNCTCDLLPLKAWLDTITVFVGEIVCETPFRLHGKDVTQLTRQDLCPRKSSSDSNQREKHPVLSDPHVSRLSPTANSAINPTRAPKASRPPKTRNRPTPRVTVSKDRQIFGPIMVYQTKSPVPITCPAGCICTSQSSDNGLNVNCQEKKISNISDLHPKPTSPKKLYLTSNYLQVIYRTDLTEYSSLDLLHLGNNRIAVIQEGAFTNLTSLRRLYLNGNYLEILYPSMFKGLHSLQYLYLEYNVIKEILPRTFDALSNLHLLFLNNNLLRSLPDNVFSGTSLTRLNLRNNHFSHLPVRGVLDQLSALIQIDLQENPWDCTCDILGLRNWIEKVTDQNNQQSNPPVVINEVICESPTKHSGEHLKFLSKEAICPENPNLSDSSLPSVNQNTDTPHLLGVSPSSYPEIHTEVPLSVLILGLLVVFILSVCFGAGLFVFVLKRRKGVQSMPSSANNLDISSFQLQYGSYNTESHDKTEGHVYNYIPPPVGQMCQNPIYMQKEGDPVAYYRNLHEFSYSSLDHKKEDPTSLAFTISAADLLEKQSSPREPELLYQNIAERVKELPAGGLVHYNFCTLPKRQFAPSYESRRQNQDRINKTVLYGTPRKYFAEQSKPEHPLLQGKLQTEPDYLEVLEKQTAISQL, from the coding sequence ATGCTGAAGGGTGTTTGGTTGCTCAGTTTGTTAACAGTGGCTGGGATCTCGCAGACAGAGAGCCGCAAACCTGCCAAAGACATTTGCAGTAAGAGCCGCTGCCCTTGTGAGGAGAAGGAGAATGTGCTGAACATTAATTGTGAAAACAAAGGATTTACAACCGTGAGCCTCCTCCTGCCACCACCATCCAAGATCTACCAGCTGTTTCTCAACGGGAACGCGCTGACCCGCCTGTTCCCCAATGAGTTCGTCAACTATTCCAATGCTGTGACCCTCCACTTGGGCAACAACGACATGCAGGAGATCCGCACAGGGGCCTTCAGCGGCCTCCGTACCCTCAAGAGGCTGCACCTCAATAACAACAAGCTGGAAGTGTTGAAGGAGGACACATTCCTGGGTTTGGAGAGTCTGGAATACCTGCAGGCTGATTACAACTACATCAGTGCCATTGAGGCGGGGGCCTTCAGCAAGCTAAACAAGCTCAAGGTGCTGATTCTTAATGACAACCTCCTGCTGTCCCTGCCTAGCAACGTCTTCCGCTTCGTGCTCCTCACTCACCTGGACCTGCGGGGGAACCGGCTGAAGATGATGCCTTTTGCTGGTGTACTGGAGCATATTGGAGGCATCATGGAAATCCAGCTGGAGGAAAACCCTTGGAACTGCACCTGCGACTTGCTGCCGCTCAAGGCCTGGCTAGACACCATCACCGTGTTTGTGGGTGAGATAGTCTGCGAAACCCCCTTCAGGCTTCATGGGAAAGATGTGACCCAGCTCACCAGGCAAGATCTCTGCCCTAGGAAAAGCTCCAGTGATTCAAACCAGAGGGAAAAACACCCTGTTCTCTCAGACCCACACGTCTCGAGGTTATCGCCCACAGCCAACTCTGCCATCAATCCCACCAGAGCCCCAAAAGCCAGCCGGCCACCCAAAACTAGGAACCGCCCCACACCCCGTGTCACTGTGTCAAAAGACAGACAAATATTCGGACCTATCATGGTTTACCAGACAAAGTCTCCTGTGCCCATCACCTGCCCAGCTGGCTGCATCTGTACTTCGCAGAGCTCAGACAATGGCTTAAACGTGAACTGCCAAGAGAAAAAGATAAGTAACATCTCTGATCTCCACCCTAAGCCGACCAGTCCAAAGAAACTTTACCTTACCAGTAACTATCTGCAAGTCATTTACAGAACCGATCTCACAGAATACAGCTCTCTGGATTTGTTACATCTAGGAAATAACAGAATTGCAGTGATACAAGAAGGTGCCTTTACAAACCTCACAAGTTTACGTAGACTTTATCTTAATGGCAACTACCTTGAGATTCTGTACCCATCTATGTTcaaggggctgcacagcctgcaATATCTCTACCTAGAGTACAATGTCATTAAGGAGATCTTGCCACGCACCTTTGATGCTCTGAGTAACCTTCATCTGTTATTCCTCAATAACAACCTCCTCAGATCCTTGCCTGACAATGTCTTCAGTGGCACTTCTCTCACCAGACTCAACCTTAGAAACAATCATTTCTCACACCTGCCTGTGCGAGGAGTCTTGGACCAGCTCTCGGCTCTAATTCAGATAGACCTTCAGGAGAACCCTTGGGACTGCACGTGTGACATCCTGGGGCTGAGGAACTGGATCGAGAAAGTCACTGACCAGAACAACCAGCAGTCAAATCCCCCGGTAGTTATCAATGAAGTCATATGTGAGTCTCCCACCAAGCACTCTGGAGAGCATCTGAAATTCCTGAGCAAAGAAGCCATCTGCCCAGAGAACCCCAACTTATCGGATTCTTCTCTCCCCTCCGTGAACCAGAACACAGATACACCCCATCTCCTTGGTGTCTCTCCCAGCTCCTACCCAGAAATACACACCGAAGTTCCGCTGTCTGTCTTAATTTTAGGCTTGCtggttgtgtttattttgtcaGTCTGCTTTGGGGCAGGCCTGTTTGTCTTTGTCCTTAAGCGCCGGAAGGGGGTGCAAAGCATGCCTAGCAGCGCAAACAACTTAGATATAAGCTCATTTCAGCTCCAGTATGGGTCTTACAACACTGAAAGCCACGATAAAACTGAAGGACATGTTTATAACTACATTCCTCCTCCTGTTGGACAGATGTGCCAAAACCCGATCTACATGCAAAAGGAAGGGGATCCAGTTGCCTATTACAGGAATCTCCATGAGTTTAGCTATAGCAGTCTTGACCACAAAAAGGAAGACCCCACCAGTCTTGCATTTACAATCAGTGCAGCTGACTTGCTGGAAAAGCAATCCTCACCAAGAGAGCCAGAGCTTCTGTATCAAAATATTGCAGAAAGGGTCAAGGAACTCCCCGCTGGAGGATTAGTTCATTATAACTTTTGCACCTTACCCAAAAGGCAGTTTGCCCCTTCATATGAATCAAGacgccaaaaccaggacaggataaataaaactgttttataTGGAACTCCCAGGAAATATTTTGCAGAACAGTCTAAACCCGAGCATCCTTTACTCCAAGGAAAGCTACAAACAGAACCAGACTACCTCGAAGTTCTGGAAAAACAAACTGCAATCAGTCAGCTGTGA